One stretch of Juglans microcarpa x Juglans regia isolate MS1-56 chromosome 3D, Jm3101_v1.0, whole genome shotgun sequence DNA includes these proteins:
- the LOC121255340 gene encoding basic form of pathogenesis-related protein 1-like, translated as MGFSKFFLAICFIGFTLIQASLAQNSNRDFLDAHNAARAQVGVPPLTWNHTLQVYAENYANKRRDCNLEHSNGPYGENIAQGWGTFTALEAVKMWVDEKQYYDRKSGSCKGGECLHYTQVVWRDTKRIGCARVKCNKDGGIFMTCNYDPIGNYDGERPF; from the coding sequence ATGGGGTTTAGCAAGTTTTTTCTAGCAATATGCTTCATTGGGTTCACCCTAATTCAAGCCTCCCTGGCACAAAATTCCAACCGAGACTTTCTCGACGCCCACAATGCTGCTCGTGCCCAAGTCGGTGTTCCTCCTCTAACATGGAACCACACGCTGCAAGTCTATGCCGAGAATTATGCTAACAAGAGGAGGGATTGCAACTTGGAGCATTCCAATGGACCCTATGGGGAGAACATCGCACAAGGATGGGGTACCTTCACCGCACTAGAGGCTGTGAAGATGTGGGTTGATGAGAAACAATACTACGACCGCAAGTCCGGTTCGTGTAAGGGTGGTGAGTGCCTGCACTACACCCAGGTTGTCTGGCGCGACACCAAGCGTATTGGGTGTGCCAGGGTCAAGTGTAATAAGGATGGGGGGATCTTTATGACTTGTAACTACGATCCTATCGGTAATTACGATGGTGAACGcccattttaa
- the LOC121255336 gene encoding pathogenesis-related protein 1-like has protein sequence MMFMRLSLAIVCVLSLAIFHVSLAQNSPQDYLNAHKAARASVGVGPMRWDAKVASYARNYVNKLKGSCKLVHSGGTYGENLAWGSADLSGTAAVNMWVAEKPKYDYNSNSCVGGECRHYTQVVWRNSVRLGCAKVRCNNGGTIISCNYDPPGNYVNQRPYLRVLQRPLGVFDV, from the coding sequence ATGATGTTCATGAGGCTTTCTCTAGCAATTGTTTGTGTCTTAAGCTTGGCCATATTCCACGTCTCCCTCGCCCAGAACTCCCCACAAGACTACCTCAATGCGCACAAAGCCGCTCGTGCAAGCGTTGGTGTCGGGCCAATGAGATGGGATGCGAAGGTAGCTTCTTATGCGCGGAACTACGTTAACAAACTCAAAGGCAGCTGCAAGCTTGTGCATTCGGGAGGGACTTATGGCGAGAACCTTGCATGGGGGAGTGCTGACCTTTCGGGCACAGCTGCTGTGAACATGTGGGTGGCAGAGAAGCCAAAGTATGACTACAACTCCAATTCCTGTGTCGGTGGGGAGTGCCGCCACTACACTCAGGTGGTTTGGAGGAACTCCGTGCGCTTGGGGTGTGCTAAAGTGCGATGCAACAACGGGGGCACCATTATCAGTTGCAACTATGACCCCCCAGGCAACTATGTCAATCAGCGTCCCTATCTAAGAGTTCTTCAACGACCTCTGGGCGTTTTTGACGTTTAG
- the LOC121255339 gene encoding pathogenesis-related protein 1-like, producing the protein MGNISLAIVCVLDYTIIHLSCPQIDSSSQEYVNAHNAARSQVGVGPITWDATVAAYAQNYANQRKGDCRLVHSGGPYGENIAWSSGDLSRTAAVNLWVGEKADYNATTGSCAAGRQCGHYTQVVWRDSLLLGCGKARCNNGGTFITCNYDPRGNYVGQRPY; encoded by the coding sequence ATGGGTAACATTTCATTAGCAATTGTCTGTGTCCTGGATTATACCATTATCCATCTCTCCTGTCCCCAGATTGATTCATCATCACAGGAGTACGTCAACGCTCACAACGCAGCTCGATCACAGGTTGGAGTCGGACCTATTACTTGGGATGCTACCGTAGCGGCATACGCACAGAATTATGCTAATCAACGTAAGGGTGATTGCAGACTAGTGCACTCGGGTGGCCCTTACGGTGAGAATATTGCATGGAGCAGTGGTGACCTCTCGCGAACGGCTGCCGTTAACCTTTGGGTAGGAGAGAAGGCCGACTACAACGCAACCACTGGATCATGTGCTGCCGGGCGCCAGTGCGGCCACTATACTCAGGTGGTTTGGCGCGATTCTTTGCTCTTGGGCTGTGGTAAAGCTAGATGCAACAACGGCGGCACCTTCATCACTTGCAATTATGATCCCCGCGGCAACTATGTCGGGCAGCGGCCGTACTAA
- the LOC121255343 gene encoding pathogenesis-related protein 1-like, whose product MMMFMRLSLAVVCVVSLAIFHVSLAQNSAQDYLNAHKAARASVGVGPMRWDAKVASYARNYVNKLKGSCKLVHSGGPYGENLAWGSADLKGTAAVNMWVAEKPKYDYNSNSCVGGECRHYTQVVWRNSVRLGCAKVRCNNGGTIISCNYDPPGNYVNQRPYLRVLQQPLRVFDV is encoded by the coding sequence aTGATGATGTTCATGAGGCTTTCTCTAGCAGTTGTTTGTGTCGTAAGCTTGGCCATATTCCACGTCTCCCTTGCCCAGAACTCCGCACAAGACTACCTCAATGCGCACAAGGCCGCTCGTGCAAGCGTTGGTGTCGGGCCAATGAGATGGGATGCGAAGGTAGCTTCTTATGCGCGGAACTACGTTAACAAACTCAAAGGCAGCTGCAAGCTTGTGCATTCGGGAGGGCCTTATGGCGAGAACCTTGCATGGGGCAGTGCTGACCTTAAGGGCACAGCTGCTGTGAACATGTGGGTGGCAGAGAAGCCAAAGTATGACTACAACTCCAACTCCTGCGTCGGTGGGGAGTGCCGCCACTACACTCAGGTGGTTTGGAGAAACTCCGTGCGCTTGGGGTGTGCTAAAGTGCGATGCAACAACGGGGGCACCATTATCAGTTGCAACTATGACCCCCCGGGCAACTATGTCAATCAGCGTCCCTATCTAAGAGTTCTTCAACAACCTCTGCGCGTTTTTGACGTTTAG